TTGAGGAGTTCCAAAAGCTGTCAAAGCAATGGAATCATGATGCATTTTGACTTGCCAAAAGcctgattttgcatcaaacttaGAGAAAATCTTTGCGCCTCTAAGTCTGTTGATGAGAACTCTGACTTGAGCAATTTGATAACCGTGTTTAACggtctttttatttacatcTCTGTAATCAATCACCATCCTAGCTTTTCCTCTTAGTTGTTCAACATGATTTCTTACCAAAAAGGCTGGGGCATGATGAGGGCTATTCGAAGGcctaattaatttcttttcaagaagCTCTTGAATCTGACTTTCCATTTCCTTcctatcttcttctctatagTGAGGGATGGCCTTGACATGACAAATAGTATTTGCGTCATGCATTTTAAGCTGACAATATACTGGGTCTCTTTCCCAGTACAACTGAGGATTTTCACTGATTACTGGTTTCAGCAAGTTTTCTATTTCTGTGAgagttggtattttctttgttctgcTTTCCTAGCATATACCTTTAAATTATGTTCtctgatgtattcttcttctccatcagaactctcattgtcagaaatttgatattc
This genomic stretch from Fragaria vesca subsp. vesca unplaced genomic scaffold, FraVesHawaii_1.0 scf0512050, whole genome shotgun sequence harbors:
- the LOC101297602 gene encoding enzymatic polyprotein-like, producing the protein MHDANTICHVKAIPHYREEDRKEMESQIQELLEKKLIRPSNSPHHAPAFLVRNHVEQLRGKARMVIDYRDVNKKTVKHGYQIAQVRVLINRLRGAKIFSKFDAKSGFWQVKMHHDSIALTAFGTPQGHYE